From a single Methylacidiphilum kamchatkense Kam1 genomic region:
- the hisA gene encoding 1-(5-phosphoribosyl)-5-[(5-phosphoribosylamino)methylideneamino]imidazole-4-carboxamide isomerase: MKIYAAIDLYKGQVVRLRQGKLEALTVYSSDPLQTAQLWQAQGADGLHIVDLEGAFEGKPKQLLILEKIAKCTHLPIQYGGGLRTEKDVFKAIESGAQRVVIGSRLLSDPSFLEKISGAVGSERIVAAIDAKDGQILVEGWTKESGYRIETFVKILEKSGAGFVLYTNVMTDGTLEGPDIEGTQKLVQNSSLPVFASGGIGCLRDVEELQKIKGLYGAVLGKSLYEKKISIQTIKNMSGLGSSF; encoded by the coding sequence ATGAAAATCTATGCTGCCATTGACCTCTATAAAGGACAAGTCGTCCGGTTAAGACAAGGAAAATTGGAGGCTCTGACAGTCTATTCGTCGGATCCTCTCCAAACTGCACAGTTATGGCAAGCACAAGGAGCCGACGGACTACATATTGTTGATTTAGAAGGGGCATTTGAAGGTAAACCAAAACAACTTTTGATCTTAGAAAAAATAGCAAAATGCACTCACTTACCAATCCAATACGGGGGTGGATTGAGAACAGAAAAGGATGTCTTTAAAGCAATAGAGAGTGGCGCTCAAAGAGTGGTCATCGGTAGCCGGCTTCTTTCTGATCCAAGTTTTCTAGAAAAAATCTCTGGAGCAGTAGGCAGCGAAAGAATTGTTGCAGCTATCGATGCAAAAGATGGTCAAATCTTAGTGGAAGGTTGGACGAAAGAAAGCGGCTACCGGATTGAAACTTTTGTAAAAATATTGGAAAAATCTGGTGCGGGTTTCGTATTGTATACGAACGTGATGACGGATGGAACACTAGAAGGACCCGATATCGAGGGCACTCAAAAACTAGTACAAAATAGTTCTTTGCCTGTTTTTGCTTCCGGTGGAATAGGTTGCCTTAGGGATGTGGAGGAACTTCAAAAGATAAAAGGCCTCTATGGAGCCGTTCTTGGAAAGAGTTTATACGAAAAAAAAATTTCCATCCAAACAATCAAAAACATGTCTGGATTGGGATCTTCTTTTTAG
- the hisH gene encoding imidazole glycerol phosphate synthase subunit HisH has translation MQNRFEQKSQPELPIGIIDYGMGNLQSVEKAFEALSCKVERLCYPPNHYNFLAIVLPGVGAFGDGIRGLEARGFLPFLKSWISKDLPFLGICLGYQLLFEESLESKGAKGIGIFKGKVVRFPESKEKVPHIGWNSVEVLKKSEYLEGISSGDYFYFVHSYYPEVVQKEIILLQTTYMVPFTSAIARGNLLATQFHPEKSHKKGIQLLKNFLIHSTIHRPLQSI, from the coding sequence TTGCAAAATAGATTCGAACAGAAAAGTCAACCGGAGCTTCCCATTGGAATAATCGATTATGGCATGGGCAACCTTCAAAGTGTCGAAAAAGCCTTTGAAGCTTTATCTTGCAAAGTAGAAAGGCTCTGTTATCCTCCAAACCACTATAATTTTCTTGCTATCGTCCTACCTGGAGTGGGGGCTTTTGGAGACGGAATTAGAGGACTAGAAGCTAGAGGGTTCCTTCCCTTCCTGAAGAGTTGGATATCCAAGGATTTGCCCTTTTTGGGTATTTGTCTTGGGTATCAACTTCTCTTTGAAGAAAGTTTGGAATCGAAGGGTGCTAAAGGAATCGGTATTTTTAAAGGAAAAGTTGTCCGATTCCCTGAAAGCAAAGAAAAAGTCCCTCATATCGGTTGGAATTCGGTAGAAGTGTTGAAAAAATCAGAGTATTTAGAAGGGATCTCATCTGGTGATTACTTTTATTTTGTGCATAGTTATTATCCTGAAGTCGTTCAAAAAGAGATCATTCTTTTGCAAACAACCTACATGGTACCATTTACCAGTGCCATCGCTCGAGGAAATCTTCTAGCTACTCAATTCCATCCTGAAAAAAGTCACAAGAAAGGGATCCAACTTCTAAAAAATTTTTTGATCCACTCAACAATCCACAGACCTTTACAATCTATCTAA
- the dapF gene encoding diaminopimelate epimerase — MTLFFTKMNGAGNDFILLDNRQGFLSLDASSIAYLCDRHRGIGADGILLVEWADQEGLRMVYFNADGSRASFCGNGARCFARFALETEQQNVACGRLSFLTDCGKVEAWVDGERVKITMPSAKNLKIDLPISLNDRTLNGHIIDTGVPHVVLFGDYEKWPEAALQDLGSEIRWHNVFQPEGTNVNFVWKAGERTIKVRTYERGVEGETLACGSGVTASALISSVILGMDSPIEVFVRSGERLQVHFRRTEKGFEEVFLEGPAKKVFVGQIELP; from the coding sequence ATGACCCTTTTTTTTACCAAAATGAATGGGGCGGGTAATGATTTTATTCTGCTTGACAACCGCCAAGGATTCCTGAGTTTGGATGCTTCTTCTATAGCTTATCTCTGTGATCGTCATAGAGGGATTGGAGCTGATGGCATTTTGCTCGTTGAATGGGCAGACCAAGAAGGGCTCCGAATGGTTTATTTTAATGCAGATGGCAGTCGCGCAAGCTTCTGTGGAAATGGAGCTAGATGTTTTGCTAGGTTTGCATTGGAAACTGAACAGCAAAATGTAGCTTGCGGAAGACTTTCTTTTTTGACGGATTGTGGAAAAGTCGAGGCTTGGGTTGACGGAGAAAGAGTTAAAATAACAATGCCTTCTGCGAAAAACCTCAAGATAGATTTGCCAATCAGCCTTAACGACCGCACACTGAACGGCCATATAATCGATACTGGTGTCCCCCATGTTGTACTTTTTGGAGATTATGAAAAATGGCCAGAAGCTGCTCTTCAGGATTTGGGCTCTGAAATTAGATGGCATAATGTCTTTCAGCCGGAAGGAACGAATGTGAATTTTGTCTGGAAGGCAGGAGAGAGAACGATAAAAGTAAGGACTTATGAACGGGGAGTGGAAGGAGAAACACTCGCTTGCGGATCTGGAGTTACAGCTTCAGCGCTTATTTCTAGTGTGATCCTGGGTATGGATTCGCCAATCGAAGTTTTCGTTCGTAGCGGAGAGAGGTTGCAGGTGCATTTTAGAAGAACCGAAAAGGGCTTTGAGGAGGTCTTTCTTGAAGGCCCTGCTAAAAAAGTCTTTGTTGGGCAAATAGAATTGCCTTAA